One genomic region from Phoenix dactylifera cultivar Barhee BC4 unplaced genomic scaffold, palm_55x_up_171113_PBpolish2nd_filt_p 000046F, whole genome shotgun sequence encodes:
- the LOC103712149 gene encoding 60S ribosomal protein L39-like — MPSHKTFRIKKKLAKKMRQNRPIPHWIRMRTGNTIRYNAKRRHWRRTKLGF; from the exons ATG CCGTCGCACAAGACCTTCCGGATCAAGAAGAAGCTGGCGAAGAAGATGAGGCAGAACCGCCCCATCCCCCACTGGATCCGCATGAGGACCGGAAACACCATCAG GTACAACGCCAAGCGCAGGCACTGGCGCCGAACGAAGCTAGGGTTTTGA
- the LOC103712158 gene encoding uncharacterized protein LOC103712158 isoform X1, with protein sequence MVGGPRVLPSILLSHHFARVRLRLLLGARPLSSTSDHRSDKPPPPSPPAEAGERYDAYRQLQNLDFMTAAKILFTTPPKRKKFGLDFHLVQLFFACMPSLAVYLVAQYARYEIRRMEAEVELKKKQAEEEEKAKEAEVSSVEEEPDSELSKVKVRLGALEEAVKEIVDEKKKISQSNLSKDQEVGNIEQAVSAGEKSDPQKMSKAGEPSTSRSGEPPTNIAVDDQHKRHTRKASNGETGSGESKK encoded by the exons ATGGTCGGAGGGCCCCGTGTTCTTCCCTCAATACTCCTCTCCCATCACTTCGCCCGCGtccgcctccgcctccttcTCGGCGCCCGGCCGCTCTCCTCCACCTCGGACCACCGCTCCGACAAGCCGCCGCCGCCTTCGCCACCTGCTGAGGCGGGGGAAAGATACGATGCCTACCGCCAGCTTCAGAACCTCGACTTCATGACCGCCGCTAAGATCCTCTTCACGACCCCtcccaagaggaagaagttcgg GCTTGATTTCCATCTCGTGCAGCTCTTCTTTGCCTGCATGCCTTCGCTAG CTGTGTATTTGGTGGCTCAATATGCTCGATATGAGATCAGAAGAATGGAGGCG GAAGTGGAGCTGAAAAAGAAACAAgccgaggaagaagagaaagcaaAAGAGGCTGAAGTTAGTTCAGTTGAAGAAGAGCCTGATTCAGAGCTATCGAAGGTAAAAGTCAGGTTGGGTGCATTGGAGGAAGCTGTGAAGGAAATTGTggatgagaaaaagaaaatttctcaATCCAACCTATCCAAGGATCAAGAAGTTGGAAATATAGAGCAGGCTGTGTCTGCTGGTGAGAAATCTGATCCCCAAAAAATGTCGAAAGCTGGTGAACCATCAACAAGCAGGAGTGGGGAGCCTCCGACTAATATTGCAGTGGATGACCAGCATAAGAGACACACAAGAAAGGCCTCAAATGGAGAGACAGGATCTGGAGAGTCGAAGAAATGA
- the LOC103712158 gene encoding uncharacterized protein At2g39795, mitochondrial-like isoform X2 has product MARFLLSSARCRLPLLLKSPPYSYLTPLLARAFIAEPRPFAFDENLLRILRSEIAYLADYRPPHPAPATFKSFSVEDRPGEQWIRLRSTHSGGPQEDIKVDATMFDGAAPIPTSSISKKVEALEQGPHLHISLVVEVSRGDDRGSVLEFICSAWPDSLHVQKVFPLRQRGAVLRPYMGRDFKELDKGMQSAVQEYLEEREVDDELAEFLHEYMMNKDKAELLRWLRIVEAYVQK; this is encoded by the exons ATGGCTCGCTTCCTACTCTCCTCAGCACGATGTCGCCTTCCCCTCCTCCTCAAAAGTCCACCCTACTCCTATCTCACTCCTCTTCTCGCCCGTGCCTTCATCGCCGAGCCGCGCCCCTTCGCCTTCGACGAGAACCTCCTCCGAATCCTCCGCTCGGAgatcgcctacctcgccgattACCGCCCCCCTCACCCG GCCCCGGCGACTTTTAAGTCCTTCTCGGTCGAGGACCGCCCCGGGGAGCAGTGGATCCGGCTGAGGAGCACTCACTCCGGTGGGCCACAGGAGGACATCAAGGTCGACGCCACCATGTTCGACGGCGCGGCTCCGATCCCGACGTCCTCCATCTCCAAGAAGGTGGAGGCCTTGGAGCAAGGCCCCCACCTCCACATCAGCCTCGTTGTCGAGGTGTCGAGGGGCGACGATCGTGGCTCCGTCCTCGAGTTCATCTGCTCCGCCTGGCCTGATTCCCTCCACGTCCAGAAGGTCTTCCCCCTTCGCCAGAGGGGCGCCGTCCTCCGGCCTTACATGGGCCGCGACTTCAA GGAGTTGGATAAGGGAATGCAGAGCGCTGTGCAGGAGTACCTTGAAGAGAGGGAGGTCGATGATGAGCTTGCTGAGTTTTTGCATGAGTACATGATGAACAAGGACAAGGCAGAGCTGCTTCGCTGGTTGAGGATTGTAGAGGCTTATGTCCAGAAGTAG